In the Fibrobacter sp. genome, one interval contains:
- a CDS encoding efflux RND transporter periplasmic adaptor subunit: MNVIKILGKVFVVLLLIALIVFGVMTLQKFATEPREAYLQGQMEARRVLVAGKVPGRIENLFFREGDMVEKNAIVAVISSPEIEAKKMQAQGALGAARAQASKAKNGARSEDVTALKAMADRAQEAANLAKNTYDRVQKLYNEGVLPLQKRDEAETQMKASQSAADAAKAQYDQALAGARSEDKAAANALVLQAKGANAEVDAYLEETKIRAPIAGEVSVKLVEEGEVVGSGMPVVAITDLEDSWAVFHVREDMLKNVSKGKTFMMFIPALDTQVDMEVSYIASVGDYATWRSSKESGGFDLKSFEVRMRPTKKVENLRPGMSVLFPLDQIK, encoded by the coding sequence ATGAACGTCATCAAGATCTTGGGAAAGGTTTTCGTCGTTTTGTTGTTGATCGCCTTGATTGTTTTTGGCGTCATGACATTGCAGAAGTTTGCTACAGAACCTCGTGAAGCCTACTTGCAAGGGCAAATGGAAGCCCGCCGTGTTCTTGTGGCAGGAAAGGTTCCTGGCCGTATCGAGAACCTGTTCTTCCGCGAAGGGGACATGGTAGAAAAGAATGCCATTGTTGCTGTTATCAGCAGCCCTGAAATTGAGGCAAAGAAGATGCAGGCTCAGGGTGCTCTTGGTGCAGCCCGTGCCCAGGCAAGCAAGGCGAAGAACGGCGCCCGTTCCGAAGACGTTACTGCATTGAAGGCCATGGCCGATCGAGCCCAGGAGGCTGCAAACCTGGCAAAGAATACCTATGACCGTGTTCAGAAACTTTATAATGAAGGTGTGCTTCCCCTTCAAAAGCGCGATGAGGCTGAAACCCAGATGAAGGCTTCTCAGTCCGCCGCTGATGCAGCCAAGGCTCAGTACGACCAGGCTCTTGCCGGCGCCCGCTCCGAAGACAAGGCTGCTGCAAATGCCCTGGTGTTGCAGGCCAAGGGCGCCAATGCCGAAGTGGACGCCTATCTTGAAGAAACAAAGATTCGCGCTCCCATCGCAGGCGAAGTTTCCGTAAAACTGGTGGAAGAAGGCGAGGTTGTTGGCTCCGGAATGCCTGTGGTTGCCATTACCGATCTTGAAGATTCCTGGGCAGTGTTCCATGTTCGTGAGGACATGCTTAAGAATGTTTCCAAGGGCAAGACGTTCATGATGTTCATTCCTGCTCTGGATACCCAGGTGGATATGGAAGTTTCCTACATCGCATCTGTCGGCGATTACGCAACCTGGCGCAGTTCCAAGGAAAGTGGTGGCTTTGACTTGAAGAGCTTTGAAGTCAGAATGCGCCCCACCAAGAAAGTTGAAAACCTTCGTCCGGGTATGAGTGTTCTTTTCCCGTTGGATCAGATCAAGTAA
- a CDS encoding TolC family protein — translation MKNIKWLAACMAVVPALGMPISLQDAIDMARSSNSQIKAEKAKVEMAESGQTEARSRFLPSLTLTASVTKINDPITIDLSSLQAPLSEIAGAAAYSKAYLSVYNEAYKQTYQQAYDGAVQQMVAAGMPEATAKEQAKAAVDAKAGDIWSGVVGSKDVNDMAQQKADEYGSGASAKIDKSDDFRMKVQDDVFFNARLTAIWPLFTGFKRTAAYDAAKENVNARKAAFDMAQNTVLMDVATKYFTLRLAEELTVMRENTKKNLEEHLERSKKLEEGGQISKAERLRAEVALAEAENALEDSYRDQSLARMALASLLHTDTSLTAITPVMAPEQTPSMEEFKQLALDKHPGLRQLRTERKRSQDAVSAARGDYYPMVALFAYKELYTRDLTILEPEWAVGAKLQWDLFKGGETRSKVTNAKAMDRSLASMEEQTMDNIGLLVEKRWREKEHAQSRLQSLKKTRELAEEAHRSQTLAYEAGLATGLDVVDAELALSRLQVADLKAHYDAVIAWLGLLEASGEVVNAGSMLKDLKPVDTQEPEKIAEPVNAVAEPAPVVENAPQETPAADKTAEVPAAGNVQETAAPENVQPAVATENANEGIKEE, via the coding sequence ATGAAAAACATTAAGTGGTTAGCAGCATGTATGGCGGTGGTTCCCGCTTTGGGAATGCCGATTTCCTTGCAGGACGCCATTGATATGGCCCGTTCCAGCAATTCGCAAATCAAGGCGGAAAAGGCAAAGGTCGAAATGGCTGAAAGCGGCCAGACCGAGGCTCGCTCCCGTTTCTTGCCTTCGTTGACATTGACGGCAAGTGTTACAAAGATCAACGATCCCATTACCATCGACCTGAGTTCCCTGCAGGCTCCTCTCAGCGAAATCGCTGGGGCGGCAGCATACTCCAAGGCCTATCTTTCTGTGTATAATGAGGCTTACAAGCAAACCTACCAGCAGGCTTACGATGGTGCTGTGCAGCAGATGGTTGCCGCCGGCATGCCGGAAGCTACTGCCAAGGAACAGGCCAAGGCAGCGGTGGATGCGAAAGCGGGCGATATCTGGAGTGGAGTGGTTGGAAGCAAGGATGTGAACGACATGGCCCAGCAGAAGGCCGATGAGTACGGTTCTGGGGCCTCCGCCAAGATTGACAAGTCTGATGACTTCAGGATGAAGGTTCAGGACGATGTATTCTTTAACGCAAGGCTCACTGCCATCTGGCCTTTGTTTACTGGTTTTAAGCGTACCGCGGCCTATGACGCTGCCAAGGAAAACGTAAACGCCCGAAAGGCTGCTTTCGACATGGCTCAGAATACGGTTCTGATGGACGTGGCTACCAAGTATTTCACCTTGCGCCTGGCAGAAGAATTGACTGTCATGCGCGAAAATACCAAGAAGAATCTTGAGGAACATTTGGAACGTTCCAAGAAACTCGAGGAAGGCGGCCAGATTAGCAAGGCAGAACGTTTGCGTGCAGAGGTGGCTCTTGCCGAAGCAGAAAACGCCCTGGAAGACTCCTATCGTGACCAGAGCCTTGCTCGAATGGCTCTTGCAAGTTTGCTCCATACGGATACAAGCCTTACGGCAATTACACCGGTAATGGCTCCAGAACAGACTCCTTCCATGGAAGAATTTAAGCAGTTGGCCTTGGATAAGCATCCGGGACTTCGCCAACTCCGTACGGAGCGAAAGCGCAGCCAGGATGCAGTTAGCGCTGCTCGTGGTGACTATTATCCCATGGTAGCGTTATTTGCCTATAAGGAACTTTACACTCGTGACTTGACTATCCTGGAGCCGGAATGGGCTGTGGGTGCCAAGCTCCAGTGGGATCTGTTCAAGGGAGGGGAGACCCGTTCCAAGGTGACAAACGCCAAGGCCATGGATAGGTCCCTTGCCAGCATGGAAGAACAGACCATGGATAACATCGGCCTTCTGGTAGAAAAACGTTGGCGAGAAAAGGAACATGCCCAGAGCCGCTTACAGAGCCTGAAGAAAACTCGTGAATTGGCCGAGGAGGCTCATCGTAGTCAGACCCTGGCATACGAAGCCGGCCTTGCAACTGGCTTGGATGTTGTTGATGCAGAGCTTGCTTTGTCCCGTTTGCAGGTCGCCGACTTGAAGGCTCATTATGACGCAGTAATTGCATGGCTTGGTCTGCTGGAGGCAAGTGGTGAAGTTGTTAATGCGGGATCCATGCTGAAAGATTTGAAACCTGTTGATACTCAGGAACCGGAAAAGATTGCTGAACCGGTGAATGCCGTAGCGGAACCGGCTCCGGTTGTCGAGAATGCGCCGCAGGAAACACCTGCCGCTGATAAAACTGCAGAAGTCCCTGCTGCCGGAAATGTTCAGGAAACTGCTGCACCGGAGAATGTGCAGCCGGCTGTTGCAACCGAGAATGCAAACGAAGGAATTAAAGAGGAGTAA
- a CDS encoding lamin tail domain-containing protein has protein sequence MDIKKILLTGASAALLSVMGACSDDSSSPVTPPDDNVPVTPGNNSSDSGSAQNPGSSSSNKPSNDVLVSSSSLSDTDEPQMACSEIMYNAPDGSALEWVEVYIAGGSDMDNMQNFQLHLSGDVDFSFPAEPLKKGEYIVVANDLALFNAAYPNFAGRVFGGMTGKMINEGGVVNVKVRGEGDVTCAFSSEPPWPSLADGKGRTLVYTGGIAAQSVSWCASAAAGGNPGVGNDACVDVVNTVRINEVMPWSIGKTAWMELYNSGSEAVDVTGWTVFVKMTGKTLTIKSGVVPAGGYLVLDGAEAFDSELIVSEQGGEIYLYGAVEGQESSIWLPAGTGVSGTVDVADGSVAQGPLVEATPGAPNSALKLGSVYINEIHYHPNDKGDLPFEFLELVNAGEQDIKFYNASVGKGWKVEGIGLEFPSEAVFPAHSMILLIPETLEDVSIPGWGPDLVRASYKIPENVQIFTYTGKLSNRGETIAVKEPYTKSADGRFFYSWHDATLYSDAWAGLTEADGAGYSLQRVDLTTMGYGPSAWKAAEPTPGK, from the coding sequence ATGGATATCAAAAAGATTCTCTTGACTGGCGCAAGCGCCGCCCTTCTCTCCGTGATGGGCGCATGCTCCGATGATAGCTCTTCTCCGGTAACTCCTCCGGATGACAACGTTCCTGTCACACCAGGGAATAACTCCTCTGATTCTGGCTCTGCCCAGAATCCTGGTTCTAGTTCTTCCAATAAGCCTTCCAATGACGTCTTGGTTTCAAGTTCGTCTCTGTCCGATACGGACGAACCGCAGATGGCTTGTTCTGAAATCATGTACAACGCTCCCGATGGTTCCGCCTTGGAATGGGTGGAAGTATATATTGCCGGTGGTTCTGACATGGACAACATGCAGAACTTCCAGCTGCACCTGAGCGGTGATGTAGATTTCTCTTTCCCGGCAGAACCCTTGAAGAAGGGTGAGTACATTGTTGTCGCTAACGACCTGGCTTTGTTCAATGCTGCCTATCCCAACTTTGCTGGCCGTGTCTTTGGCGGCATGACGGGTAAGATGATCAATGAGGGTGGCGTTGTAAATGTGAAGGTTCGCGGCGAAGGCGACGTGACTTGTGCATTCAGCAGTGAACCTCCTTGGCCGAGCCTTGCTGATGGAAAGGGCAGAACCCTGGTGTATACTGGTGGCATTGCTGCTCAGTCTGTTTCCTGGTGTGCTAGTGCCGCAGCTGGCGGAAACCCTGGTGTTGGCAATGATGCTTGTGTTGATGTCGTTAACACGGTTCGAATCAATGAAGTGATGCCTTGGTCCATTGGAAAAACTGCATGGATGGAACTTTACAACTCTGGTTCCGAAGCTGTTGATGTAACGGGTTGGACCGTCTTTGTGAAGATGACTGGAAAAACATTGACAATTAAGTCTGGTGTTGTTCCTGCCGGCGGTTATCTGGTACTTGATGGTGCTGAAGCCTTTGATTCTGAGCTGATTGTTAGCGAGCAGGGTGGCGAAATCTACCTATATGGTGCTGTTGAAGGTCAGGAATCCAGCATTTGGCTTCCTGCTGGCACTGGTGTCAGCGGTACCGTTGACGTTGCCGACGGCTCCGTTGCACAGGGACCTCTTGTAGAAGCCACTCCGGGTGCTCCGAACTCCGCTCTTAAGCTTGGCTCCGTGTATATCAACGAAATCCACTATCATCCCAATGACAAGGGCGACTTGCCCTTTGAATTCCTGGAACTGGTGAATGCTGGTGAGCAGGACATTAAGTTCTACAATGCAAGTGTTGGCAAGGGCTGGAAGGTCGAAGGCATTGGCTTGGAATTCCCCTCTGAGGCTGTATTCCCGGCTCATTCCATGATTCTTCTTATTCCCGAAACCCTGGAAGATGTCAGCATTCCTGGCTGGGGTCCGGACCTTGTTCGTGCAAGCTACAAGATTCCTGAAAACGTCCAGATTTTCACCTATACTGGTAAGCTGTCTAACCGTGGTGAAACCATTGCTGTCAAGGAACCTTATACAAAGTCTGCCGATGGCAGGTTCTTCTACTCCTGGCATGATGCTACTTTGTATTCTGACGCTTGGGCTGGCCTCACTGAAGCCGACGGCGCAGGATATAGCCTGCAGCGTGTGGATTTGACCACCATGGGTTACGGCCCCTCTGCATGGAAGGCTGCGGAACCTACTCCGGGTAAGTAA
- a CDS encoding polyphosphate polymerase domain-containing protein, which produces MAEARGFSLLERFELKYHIPVEWADKIGAFIAPYCEEDYYSKITPGGFYWITNLYLDSPSWTFLGWKKKQLLDRFNMRIRTYGEHPAQDGTFHFEVKRKIKNICYKSRATIKGICPGDVWHMKPEEWPCKSDKDRKYLKDFLYKTELHNAHPRLLTQYKRRAWFGLREEYSRVTIDTGMRFREENGFDYTVDPHYMHSTGLPRFFLPGCDAVLELKCPCLQVPYWMIDLIRFLNLKQGGFSKFGNAAAEWSRVYEHPKGFKTPYWTKLGPTLEENL; this is translated from the coding sequence ATGGCAGAAGCCCGCGGTTTCAGTCTTCTCGAACGTTTCGAGCTAAAGTACCACATCCCTGTGGAATGGGCCGACAAGATCGGCGCCTTCATTGCGCCCTATTGCGAAGAAGACTATTACTCCAAGATTACCCCGGGTGGTTTCTACTGGATTACCAACCTGTATCTGGATTCTCCTAGCTGGACTTTCCTCGGCTGGAAAAAGAAGCAGCTGCTGGACCGCTTCAACATGCGCATCCGCACCTACGGGGAACACCCTGCACAGGATGGAACTTTCCATTTTGAGGTGAAGCGCAAGATCAAGAACATCTGCTACAAGAGCCGTGCAACCATCAAGGGAATTTGCCCTGGCGATGTGTGGCATATGAAGCCGGAGGAATGGCCCTGCAAGTCTGACAAGGACCGCAAGTATCTCAAGGATTTCCTGTACAAGACTGAATTGCATAATGCTCATCCTCGTCTTTTGACACAGTACAAGCGTCGTGCCTGGTTTGGCCTTCGTGAGGAGTATTCTCGCGTTACCATTGATACGGGCATGCGATTCCGTGAAGAAAATGGCTTTGACTACACGGTGGACCCCCACTACATGCATTCCACCGGCCTGCCGAGATTTTTCCTGCCGGGTTGCGATGCTGTGCTTGAACTGAAGTGCCCCTGCCTGCAGGTTCCCTATTGGATGATCGACCTGATCCGTTTCTTGAACTTGAAACAGGGTGGTTTCTCGAAATTTGGCAATGCTGCTGCGGAATGGTCCAGGGTATACGAACATCCTAAGGGATTTAAGACCCCCTATTGGACCAAACTGGGACCCACATTGGAAGAAAATTTGTAA
- a CDS encoding HlyD family efflux transporter periplasmic adaptor subunit, whose product MNKIEEALDAFWNKHKTNPGVAHVYKHKLSLAWVLGIVVIIILGIVYQGKVSMFQGVAEAAETTISLPSPTEVVKVHVMPGQSIEAGDTIVELNRPDLTMRITELTRELDALEGRSNLSTAEIDQKVAEVKADLATRSLTLKSEIRNLETEYQKNKEIAAKLKSLKNSNAESDGNDAMAMRIKSLKNELAVLQSNANEQIKLLRSSGRLQKTTGKTEAENLKKELAELQKQQEELIQIAKESWVVGSVNARDGEKLSSFAPVVTLTHRSPTLIRGYIHERMYQHMDLGETVKVHSLGGNGKAVKGKVIGLSSRIVEFPTRMWKMPEMPIHGREVIIQISEDNPFLLGEMVSISE is encoded by the coding sequence ATGAATAAGATTGAAGAAGCTCTTGACGCATTCTGGAACAAGCACAAGACAAACCCGGGTGTTGCTCACGTCTATAAGCATAAGCTTTCTCTTGCCTGGGTGCTTGGCATTGTTGTCATAATCATTCTTGGTATTGTCTATCAAGGTAAGGTGTCCATGTTCCAAGGTGTGGCCGAAGCTGCTGAAACGACTATCAGCTTGCCCAGCCCCACCGAAGTGGTCAAGGTCCATGTGATGCCTGGCCAGTCTATCGAAGCTGGCGATACCATCGTGGAACTGAACCGCCCCGACCTGACCATGCGCATTACGGAACTCACTCGTGAACTGGATGCCCTTGAAGGTCGCAGCAACCTGTCTACCGCTGAAATCGACCAGAAGGTTGCCGAAGTCAAGGCCGACCTCGCCACAAGAAGCCTTACCCTCAAGTCTGAAATCCGTAACCTCGAAACGGAATACCAGAAGAATAAGGAAATCGCAGCCAAGCTGAAGAGCCTCAAGAATTCCAATGCGGAATCCGACGGTAACGATGCTATGGCAATGCGCATCAAGAGCCTCAAGAACGAATTGGCCGTTCTCCAGTCCAACGCAAATGAGCAGATCAAGCTTTTGAGAAGCAGCGGCCGCCTGCAGAAGACTACCGGCAAGACCGAAGCAGAAAACTTGAAGAAGGAACTTGCCGAACTCCAGAAGCAGCAGGAAGAATTGATCCAGATTGCTAAGGAAAGTTGGGTTGTTGGTTCCGTCAATGCTCGCGATGGTGAAAAGCTTTCCAGCTTTGCTCCTGTCGTAACCCTTACTCACAGGTCTCCGACCCTGATCCGTGGCTACATTCACGAACGCATGTACCAGCACATGGACCTGGGCGAAACAGTCAAGGTTCATTCCCTTGGTGGAAATGGCAAGGCTGTTAAGGGCAAGGTCATTGGTCTTTCCAGCCGCATCGTGGAATTCCCCACCCGTATGTGGAAGATGCCCGAAATGCCGATTCACGGTCGCGAAGTCATTATCCAGATCTCCGAAGACAATCCCTTCCTCCTGGGTGAAATGGTTTCCATTTCTGAGTAA
- a CDS encoding DUF4956 domain-containing protein has translation MLDLLAVQSGTANASLITLAYTLILAFILSSVIAWTYEKTFLGLSYSRNFVQGIVLSSVVAAMVMSAIGDNVGRGLGMMGALSVVRFRTSFKDPRDIMFIFASLGAGIGCGVYAWGAAAGGTIAFCIVAFLLSRTGLGTKHFFDGMLRFALPNESAPRQAIEDVLRKSLKTYILITMREVDGGARVDVAYQVRLRASKPAAEILEELSKIEGISDVQFMMQDATTEM, from the coding sequence ATGCTCGACCTACTCGCGGTCCAATCTGGTACAGCCAATGCTTCCCTGATTACGCTGGCTTATACCTTAATTCTCGCCTTTATCCTTTCCTCTGTGATTGCATGGACCTACGAGAAGACCTTCCTCGGACTTTCCTATTCCCGTAACTTTGTCCAGGGTATCGTGCTGAGTTCTGTGGTTGCCGCCATGGTGATGTCTGCCATCGGTGATAACGTGGGCCGTGGCCTCGGTATGATGGGCGCACTTTCCGTGGTTCGTTTCCGTACCAGCTTCAAGGATCCCCGCGACATCATGTTCATCTTCGCCTCCCTGGGCGCAGGTATCGGTTGCGGTGTTTATGCATGGGGTGCTGCTGCCGGCGGTACCATCGCCTTCTGTATCGTTGCATTCCTTCTTTCTCGTACGGGCCTTGGCACCAAGCACTTCTTTGACGGCATGCTTCGTTTTGCTCTTCCCAATGAATCTGCTCCCCGACAGGCTATTGAAGATGTCCTGAGAAAGAGCCTTAAGACTTATATCTTGATTACCATGCGCGAAGTGGATGGCGGTGCCCGCGTTGATGTGGCCTACCAGGTCCGTCTTCGTGCAAGCAAGCCTGCTGCAGAAATCCTGGAAGAACTTTCCAAGATTGAAGGCATCTCCGACGTTCAGTTCATGATGCAAGACGCAACCACCGAGATGTAA
- a CDS encoding VWA domain-containing protein: MRFAEPSFLWGLLTLPLFALLFVYAFHRRKKLAARFVSLTMLPKLSTSVSPWRRLAKVLILLLAIAFLFVALARPQWGRKMEHIERKGLDLVLLQDISLSMLAEDVKPNRLTRSRHEISAFLESLSGDRVGLVAFSGEAQVMVPLTLDYGTVQMMLKELTPGWLMPGTNLENAIRKGMSMYRGNSAQYAVMILMSDGEELEAAAVNAAKEAAEMGIRIYTIGIGSREGVPIPVPGRNGEVAYKKDVQGNIVTTRLEDGTLQEIASVTGGLYFYASPGEFQLQKVLTEIATLEKKEQASDRMENYQDRYQIFLGLAALLFLLEALISERGRRRKQVAGRFS; this comes from the coding sequence ATGCGCTTTGCTGAACCGAGTTTTCTGTGGGGCCTGCTGACGCTTCCGCTTTTCGCCCTGCTTTTTGTCTACGCGTTTCATCGCCGTAAGAAGCTGGCCGCACGCTTTGTCTCCTTGACCATGCTGCCAAAGCTTTCAACCTCGGTGTCTCCTTGGCGTCGACTGGCTAAGGTGTTGATACTGCTTTTGGCCATCGCCTTCTTGTTTGTTGCCCTTGCCCGCCCTCAGTGGGGCCGCAAGATGGAACATATCGAGCGTAAGGGGCTGGACCTCGTTCTTCTTCAGGACATATCCCTTTCCATGTTGGCCGAGGATGTTAAGCCGAACCGTCTTACCCGCAGCCGTCACGAAATTTCCGCCTTCCTGGAATCTCTTTCCGGTGACCGCGTAGGGCTGGTCGCTTTCTCCGGCGAAGCTCAGGTCATGGTGCCGCTGACTCTTGATTACGGCACTGTCCAGATGATGCTGAAGGAACTTACTCCGGGCTGGCTCATGCCGGGCACCAACCTTGAAAATGCCATCCGTAAGGGAATGTCCATGTATCGCGGGAACTCCGCCCAGTATGCGGTCATGATCCTCATGAGCGATGGCGAAGAACTTGAGGCTGCCGCAGTGAACGCCGCCAAGGAAGCGGCCGAAATGGGAATCCGTATTTATACCATCGGTATTGGCTCTCGCGAAGGCGTGCCTATTCCTGTGCCGGGCCGTAATGGTGAAGTCGCCTACAAGAAGGACGTGCAAGGGAATATCGTCACGACCCGCCTTGAAGACGGAACCCTTCAAGAAATTGCCAGCGTGACCGGCGGTCTGTATTTTTACGCAAGCCCTGGCGAGTTCCAGTTGCAGAAGGTCTTGACTGAAATTGCAACATTGGAAAAGAAGGAACAGGCGAGCGATCGTATGGAAAATTACCAGGATCGTTACCAGATTTTCCTTGGCCTTGCCGCCTTGTTGTTCCTGCTTGAAGCCTTGATTTCCGAGAGGGGACGCCGCCGTAAACAGGTGGCAGGTCGGTTTAGTTAA
- a CDS encoding VWA domain-containing protein, with amino-acid sequence MDIGSIHFQNPEAFWLLVLVPVLIASYIYRNRRRKSTIKFPALSIAKKAAPSNRVRFRHIVPALRLAALCCFVFALARPQNAMEVEYTSTDGVDIMLTLDVSGSMGTLDMLTRAEQAKLGVMNAERILKSGDYWKYSRMGYAQEVIAEFIQKRHSDRIGLSAFGSRAMTQCPLTLDYGSLLEILAASDDLAKDSVIAGRTAIGDGLMNALARLQKSEAKSKVVVLLTDGRDNASLVPPMRAAEVAQSLGVKVYTIGVGKKKGKILSFQQNPWTGEISWGEREITPEEGIDENVLKGVALKTGGRFYRAENKEELERIYSEIDELEKTEIETIAYARYAEKFYPWLLAGALLILLELLLANTRFVRIP; translated from the coding sequence ATGGATATTGGATCGATACACTTTCAGAATCCGGAGGCCTTTTGGCTTTTGGTTTTGGTTCCGGTTCTGATTGCCTCCTACATTTACCGTAATCGCCGTCGTAAAAGTACCATTAAGTTTCCTGCTCTTTCCATTGCCAAGAAGGCTGCCCCCAGTAACCGAGTCCGTTTTCGCCATATTGTGCCGGCCCTGCGACTGGCTGCCCTTTGCTGTTTCGTTTTCGCCCTAGCCCGCCCCCAGAATGCCATGGAAGTGGAATACACCTCTACCGATGGGGTGGATATCATGCTGACCTTGGACGTTTCTGGTTCCATGGGTACCTTGGATATGCTTACACGCGCCGAACAGGCAAAACTCGGTGTGATGAATGCAGAACGCATTCTGAAATCTGGTGACTACTGGAAATACAGCCGAATGGGTTACGCCCAGGAAGTCATTGCCGAGTTCATCCAGAAGCGCCATAGCGACCGTATTGGTCTTTCCGCCTTTGGTTCCAGGGCGATGACCCAGTGCCCCCTGACCTTGGATTATGGCTCCCTGCTTGAAATCCTTGCGGCCAGCGATGACCTGGCTAAGGATTCCGTTATTGCTGGCCGTACCGCCATTGGTGATGGTTTGATGAATGCCCTTGCACGTTTGCAAAAGTCCGAAGCCAAGTCCAAGGTGGTTGTGCTGCTGACGGATGGCCGCGACAACGCAAGCCTTGTTCCGCCTATGCGTGCGGCCGAAGTGGCTCAGTCCCTTGGTGTCAAGGTCTACACCATCGGTGTGGGTAAGAAGAAAGGCAAGATTCTATCCTTCCAACAGAATCCCTGGACTGGCGAAATCAGCTGGGGTGAACGTGAAATCACTCCGGAAGAAGGAATTGACGAAAATGTGTTGAAGGGCGTTGCCCTTAAGACTGGCGGTCGATTCTATCGTGCCGAAAACAAGGAAGAACTGGAACGAATCTATTCCGAGATTGATGAACTGGAAAAGACCGAAATCGAAACCATTGCCTACGCCCGCTATGCAGAAAAGTTCTACCCTTGGCTGCTGGCAGGTGCTCTGCTGATTTTGCTTGAACTGTTGCTGGCTAACACCCGCTTTGTGAGGATTCCGTAA